The Mycoplasmopsis caviae sequence GAAACATTCTTATAGTCATTAAAACCACCTACCATAGATGATCTAACATTTGAAAGCAATGTAAAAATTGCAGAAGTTAAAAAAACAAGTATACTTAGGCCTGCTACTATAACTTTGTTTTTAGAAAGAGATTTAAAAACTTCTTTAAATAATCTTCACATCACCCCCCCTATTAATATGTATTATTATAATAAAAAATACTAATTTAGTAGTTATTTATTAAAAAATACAAATAATTTAGATTTGATAATTCCTGATCCGGTTTATAGGTTACTTTTTTTCTAAAACACCTATTTTATAGATATTTAAGAAAAAAGATAAAATAAAACCCGACGGTGCGGGTTGTTATTATTCTTTAGAATCTTCCTTTTCTGTTGAATTTTTTTCTTCTTTTTTGTCACTACTAATTAGTTCATCAAGTGTGTAAACTTTTGCTTTTGTGTTGTCTAATTCTTTTTTAGGAGGAAGTTTCATATTTTTTTCAATATATTCGATTTCTTCTGCAACAATTGTTTCGTTTTCAAGCAATGCAGATTTTATCAGTTCAAGAAGTTCTCTATTTTCCTTAATAATTTTTGTTGCGTTTGCTTCTGCTTCAATGATTATTCTTCGAACTTCGAGATCAATTTCATGGGCAACTTGAGAACTAAATGAAGCACTTTTTAGATAATCACGCCCTAAAAATGGAGAACCTTCATCTTTCTCATATTGAATTGGACCAAGTCTTGACATACCAAATTCAGTTACCATTTTACGAGCAATTTTTGTTGCTTTTGAAATGTCATCGCTAGCTCCTGTTGAAACATGATCTTTGCCATAAATTAATTCTTCAGATGCACGACCACCCATAAATCCAGTAATCATTGCAATTAATTCCTGTTTTGTTGCATTGTATTTTTCTTCTTCAGGTGTCATTAGATTATAGCCACCAGCATTACCACGAGGAATGATGGTAATCTTTTGAACTTTGTTTCCGCCTTTAACTTTTAAGCCAACTACAGCATGTCCTGCTTCATGGTATGCAACCATTGTGAGTTCTTCTTTGGTAATAACTCTATTTTTCTTAGCAGGACCTGCCATAACTCTATCAATACCTTCATCGATATCATCTCGTCTAATTACATCTGAATTAGCTCTAACAGCTATTAATGAAGCTTCATTAATAACATTTTCAAGTTGTGCACCAGAAAAACCTGGTGTTCTCTTTGCAACTTGGTCAAGTTTAATTTCAGGAGATAATCTCTTTCCTTTTGCATGTAATTCAAGAATTTCAGCACGCTCTTTAACATCAGGTAATCCAACTGTTACTGTTCTATCAAAACGTCCAGGACGTGTTAGCGCAGGATCTAGAACATCAGTACGGTTTGTAGCTGCAAAAATTAGAATTCCGTTGTTTTGTGTCATACCGTCCATTTCAACAAGAAGTTGATTAAGTGTTTGTTCACGCTCATCGTGACCACCACCTA is a genomic window containing:
- the ftsH gene encoding ATP-dependent zinc metalloprotease FtsH encodes the protein MQKSKRSPLSILLITLLAVVAFSFIAYILFKQFGPKPRVASLNDFINDLKAAAKNSADNKYIAKLEFDSYFGTARYVFVDGSVAIEKIAEIDRINAAFYSSTHSLIGEALAKSLGDKDKFMNLTPYDFFTKHVLTFEKDGKEFVGLLSSKPLSDGQPSLLRSLITSLLPTFVMVLLLFFLYRYLMKKNMSMMGAIGDERNPAKKVKSDKTFKDVAGNKEAIEEIEEIVDYLKNPKKYALAGARMPHGILLGGPPGTGKTLLAKATAGEANVPFYFISASNFVEMYVGLGAKRVRTVFEEARKNAPAIIFIDELDAIGRTRGAGLGGGHDEREQTLNQLLVEMDGMTQNNGILIFAATNRTDVLDPALTRPGRFDRTVTVGLPDVKERAEILELHAKGKRLSPEIKLDQVAKRTPGFSGAQLENVINEASLIAVRANSDVIRRDDIDEGIDRVMAGPAKKNRVITKEELTMVAYHEAGHAVVGLKVKGGNKVQKITIIPRGNAGGYNLMTPEEEKYNATKQELIAMITGFMGGRASEELIYGKDHVSTGASDDISKATKIARKMVTEFGMSRLGPIQYEKDEGSPFLGRDYLKSASFSSQVAHEIDLEVRRIIIEAEANATKIIKENRELLELIKSALLENETIVAEEIEYIEKNMKLPPKKELDNTKAKVYTLDELISSDKKEEKNSTEKEDSKE